The Motacilla alba alba isolate MOTALB_02 chromosome 14, Motacilla_alba_V1.0_pri, whole genome shotgun sequence genome includes a region encoding these proteins:
- the LOC119707031 gene encoding uncharacterized protein LOC119707031 translates to MCSDKKVPVLLGAAVEPCPGTWDSLESGGQLAPAAQGITPQSVYSHPACPEHRTTCVFLTALSSKHQTPCGPPVHPCMSLCVPPQPGCYLLFALPRSLSHCPIRLLPVFPPSRGICPLEEPFFRGIPSRDGRGAALCKAVLRAAAMSRQSSPIIPVPAVHGELSLFSSFSAAEISSGCCQGYLHPPACSTLCCSPVPPRAGARPRPGSTGSCSGAPGLYSPIANNKLGDKIRKKINWGLVEVPRLPPGHSCVLCSLPHADAKPEPGAAGRAGARCLFLIKLGPRREPRSASPAPDDNGGEAAAARTAWYP, encoded by the coding sequence ATGTGTTCTGACAAGAAAGTGCCCGTCCttctgggtgctgctgtggagcCATGCCCTGGGACATGGGACAGCCTGGAATCTGGGGGgcagctggctcctgctgcacagggcATCACCCCACAGTCTGTGTACAGccaccctgcctgccctgagcaCAGAACCACCTGTGTGTTTCTAACAGCTCTCTCTTCCAAGCACCAAACTCCGTGTGGACCACCTGTACATCCGTGtatgtccctgtgtgtccctccccagcccggGTGTTATTTGCTTTTTGCACTTCCTAGATCCCTCAGTCACTGCCCCATAAGGCTGCTTCCTGTATTTCCTCCATCCCGGGGTATTTGCCCTTTAGAGGAACCTTTCTTCAGAGGTattcccagcagggatgggagaggagcagcactttgcaaagctgtgctcagagctgcagcgaTGTCCCGACAAAGCTCTCCCATTATTCCTGTGCCTGCTGTCCACGGGGAGCTCagcctcttttcttccttctccgCTGCAGAaatcagctctggctgctgccagggttaTCTCCATCCTCCAGCTTGCAGCACGCTCTGCTGCTCCCCCGTCCCTCCGAGGGCTGGGGCTCGACCCCGGCCGGGCAGCACAGGCTCCTGCAGCGGAGCACCAGGGCTTTATTCTCCCATCGCCAATAATAAGCTCGGAgataaaatcaggaaaaaaataaactggggACTTGTGGAAGTTCCCCGCCTGCCGCCTGGTCACTCGTGCgtgctgtgctctctgcccCACGCCGATGCCAAGCCTGAgccgggggctgcagggagggctggagccAGATGCCTGTTTCTAATAAAGCTCGGCCCCCGCCGTGAGCCGCGCTCGGCCTCGCCCGCTCCAGATGATAACGGCGGGGAAGCCGCCGCCGCACGGACCGCGTGGTACCCGTGA